The proteins below are encoded in one region of Paramisgurnus dabryanus chromosome 2, PD_genome_1.1, whole genome shotgun sequence:
- the tle3b gene encoding transducin-like enhancer protein 3-B isoform X14, with protein sequence MYPQGRHPAPHQPGQPGFKFTVAESCDRIKDEFQFLQAQYHSLKVEYDKLANEKTEMQRHYVMYYEMSYGLNIEMHKQTEIAKRLNAILAQIMPFLSQEHQQQVAQAVERAKQVTMTELNAIIGVRGLPNLPLTQQQLQAQHLSHAAHGPPVQLPPHPSGLQPPSIPSVTGTTPGLLALGALGSQAHLPVKDEKNHHDLEHRERESSTNNSVSPSDSLRASEKHRGSSDYSLDSKKRRVEEKDNLSRYDSDGDKSDDLVVDVSNEDPATPRVSPSHSPPENGLDKARALKKDAPNSPASVASSGSTPSSKVKDHSHNDKSSTPGLKSNTPTPRNDAPTPGTSNTPGLRPIPGKPPGIETLAPALRTPLSIAAPYGAPFAMMGHHPEMNGSLTSPGVYPGLHISPQMTAAAAAAYGRSPMAAFDPHPHMRAPGLPPSMTSIPGGKPAYSFHVSVDGQMQPVPFPPDALIGPGIPRHARQINTLSHGEVVCAVTISNPTRHVYTGGKGCVKIWDISQPGSKSPVSQLDCLNRDNYIRSCKLLPDGRTLIVGGEASTLTIWDLASQTPRIKAELTSSAPACYALAISPDAKVCFSCCSDGNIAVWDLHNQTLVRQFQGHTDGASCIDISHDGTKLWTGGLDNTVRSWDLREGRQLQQHDFTSQIFSLGYCPTGEWLAVGMESSNVEVLHHTKPDKYQLHLHESCVLSLKFAYCGKWFVSTGKDNLLNAWRTPYGASIFQSKESSSVLSCDISADDKYIVTGSGDKKATVYEVIY encoded by the exons ATGTATCCACAGGGCCGGCATCCG GCACCTCACCAGCCTGGTCAGCCAGGTTTCAAATTCACAGTAGCAGAATCATGTGACAGGATTAAAGATGAATTCCAGTTCCTTCAAGCTCAGTACCACAG TCTTAAAGTGGAGTATGACAAACTGGCCAATGAGAAGACTGAGATGCAGCGACACTATGTAATG TACTACGAGATGTCCTATGGGCTGAACATTGAAATGCATAAACAG ACTGAGATTGCCAAACGGCTAAATGCTATTCTTGCTCAAATCATGCCTTTCTTGTCACAAGag CACCAACAGCAGGTCGCTCAGGCTGTTGAACGTGCTAAGCAGGTGACAATGACCGAGCTGAATGCCATCATCGGGGTACGTGGACTTCCCAATCTGCCTCTCACC CAGCAGCAGCTCCAGGCTCAGCACCTTTCCCATGCTGCTCACGGTCCCCCGGTGCAGCTGCCTCCCCACCCCTCAGGGCTGCAGCCCCCCAGCATCCCTTCAGTCACCGGTACAACGCCTGGTTTACTGGCACTCGGCGCTCTTGGTAGCCAGGCACACCTGCCAGTCAAAGATGAGAAGAACCACCATGACCTGGAGCACAGAG AGCGGGAATCCAGCACG AATAATTCAGTATCACCGTCAGACAGCCTGAGGGCCAGTGAAAAACACAGAGGTTCATCTGACTACAGTCTGGACTCAAAGAAGCGCCGAGTGGAAGAGAAAGACAACCTGAGCCGTTAT GATAGTGACGGTGACAAAAGCGACGATCTTGTTGTGGATGTGTCCAATGAG GATCCAGCCACCCCAAGGGTCAGCCCATCTCACTCTCCTCCTGAGAACGGACTTGATAAGGCCAGAGCACTGAAGAAAGATGCCCCCAACAGCCCCGCCTCTGTGGCCTCCTCCGGCAGCACCCCTTCTTCGAAAGTGAAGGACCACTCACAT AACGACAAGTCCTCCACCCCAGGTTTAAAGTCCAACACCCCCACCCCACGCAATGATGCTCCTACCCCGGGAACCAGCAACACCCCTGGGCTCAGGCCCATACCCGGCAAACCTCCCGGTATTGAAACACTGG CACCTGCTCTTCGTACACCACTGTCTATCGCAGCACCCTACGGGGCTCCGTTCGCAATGATGGGTCATCACCCAGAGATGAACGGTTCGCTGACCAGTCCCGGTGTTTATCCAGGCCTGCACATCTCCCCTCAGATGACAGCCGCAGCTGCCGCTGCTTATGGACGCTCACCTATG GCGGCCTTTGATCCTCATCCCCACATGCGTGCTCCTGGTTTACCACCAAGTATGACCTCTATACCTGGAGGAAAACC GGCCTACTCCTTCCATGTTAGCGTGGATGGACAGATGCAGCCAGTACCTTTTCCTCCAGACGCTCTGATTGGACCAGGCATACCCCGTCACGCCCGTCAGATCAACACGCTCAGCCACGGTGAGGTTGTGTGCGCTGTAACCATTAGCAACCCCACGCGGCACGTCTACACTGGGGGCAAGGGCTGCGTGAAGATCTGGGACATCAGTCAGCCCGGGAGCAAGAGTCCTGTCTCGCAGCTCGATTGTCTG AACAGGGATAACTACATCCGTTCATGTAAGCTGCTTCCTGATGGTCGGACTCTGATTGTCGGAGGAGAAGCCAGCACTCTGACCATATGGGATCTGGCCTCCCAGACACCCCGTATCAAAGCCGAGCTCACCTCTTCTGCTCCAGCCTGCTACGCGCTAGCGATCAGCCCTGACGCCAAGGTCTGCTTCTCATGCTGCAGTGATGGAAATATTGCAGTTTGGGATCTTCATAACCAAACACTTGTCAG GCAGTTCCAGGGGCACACAGATGGGGCAAGTTGTATAGACATTTCCCATGATGGCACCAAATTGTGGACAGGTGGCCTTGACAACACTGTTCGTTCCTGGGACCTGAGAGAGGGACGACAGCTCCAGCAGCATGACTTCACTTCACAG ATCTTCTCTCTGGGCTACTGTCCGACGGGCGAGTGGTTGGCCGTAGGAATGGAGAGCAGTAATGTGGAAGTGCTTCATCACACCAAGCCAGACAAGTACCAGCTGCACCTGCACGAGAGCTGCGTCCTCTCCCTCAAATTTGCCTACTGTG GGAAATGGTTTGTGAGCACTGGGAAGGACAATCTTTTGAATGCATGGAGAACTCCCTATGGTGCCAGCATTTTCCAG TCAAAGGAGTCCTCATCTGTCTTGAGCTGTGACATCTCGGCTGATGATAAATACATCGTGACAGGATCTGGAGACAAGAAGGCCACTGTGTATGAAGTGATCTACTAA
- the tle3b gene encoding transducin-like enhancer protein 3-B isoform X6 → MYPQGRHPAPHQPGQPGFKFTVAESCDRIKDEFQFLQAQYHSLKVEYDKLANEKTEMQRHYVMYYEMSYGLNIEMHKQTEIAKRLNAILAQIMPFLSQEHQQQVAQAVERAKQVTMTELNAIIGVRGLPNLPLTQPHSVYPALMQQLQAQHLSHAAHGPPVQLPPHPSGLQPPSIPSVTGTTPGLLALGALGSQAHLPVKDEKNHHDLEHRERESSTQNNSVSPSDSLRASEKHRGSSDYSLDSKKRRVEEKDNLSRYDSDGDKSDDLVVDVSNEDPATPRVSPSHSPPENGLDKARALKKDAPNSPASVASSGSTPSSKVKDHSHNDKSSTPGLKSNTPTPRNDAPTPGTSNTPGLRPIPGKPPGIETLAAPALRTPLSIAAPYGAPFAMMGHHPEMNGSLTSPGVYPGLHISPQMTAAAAAAYGRSPMAAFDPHPHMRAPGLPPSMTSIPGGKPAYSFHVSVDGQMQPVPFPPDALIGPGIPRHARQINTLSHGEVVCAVTISNPTRHVYTGGKGCVKIWDISQPGSKSPVSQLDCLNRDNYIRSCKLLPDGRTLIVGGEASTLTIWDLASQTPRIKAELTSSAPACYALAISPDAKVCFSCCSDGNIAVWDLHNQTLVRQFQGHTDGASCIDISHDGTKLWTGGLDNTVRSWDLREGRQLQQHDFTSQIFSLGYCPTGEWLAVGMESSNVEVLHHTKPDKYQLHLHESCVLSLKFAYCGKWFVSTGKDNLLNAWRTPYGASIFQSKESSSVLSCDISADDKYIVTGSGDKKATVYEVIY, encoded by the exons ATGTATCCACAGGGCCGGCATCCG GCACCTCACCAGCCTGGTCAGCCAGGTTTCAAATTCACAGTAGCAGAATCATGTGACAGGATTAAAGATGAATTCCAGTTCCTTCAAGCTCAGTACCACAG TCTTAAAGTGGAGTATGACAAACTGGCCAATGAGAAGACTGAGATGCAGCGACACTATGTAATG TACTACGAGATGTCCTATGGGCTGAACATTGAAATGCATAAACAG ACTGAGATTGCCAAACGGCTAAATGCTATTCTTGCTCAAATCATGCCTTTCTTGTCACAAGag CACCAACAGCAGGTCGCTCAGGCTGTTGAACGTGCTAAGCAGGTGACAATGACCGAGCTGAATGCCATCATCGGGGTACGTGGACTTCCCAATCTGCCTCTCACC CAGCCTCATTCTGTTTATCCTGCTTTGATG CAGCAGCTCCAGGCTCAGCACCTTTCCCATGCTGCTCACGGTCCCCCGGTGCAGCTGCCTCCCCACCCCTCAGGGCTGCAGCCCCCCAGCATCCCTTCAGTCACCGGTACAACGCCTGGTTTACTGGCACTCGGCGCTCTTGGTAGCCAGGCACACCTGCCAGTCAAAGATGAGAAGAACCACCATGACCTGGAGCACAGAG AGCGGGAATCCAGCACG CAGAATAATTCAGTATCACCGTCAGACAGCCTGAGGGCCAGTGAAAAACACAGAGGTTCATCTGACTACAGTCTGGACTCAAAGAAGCGCCGAGTGGAAGAGAAAGACAACCTGAGCCGTTAT GATAGTGACGGTGACAAAAGCGACGATCTTGTTGTGGATGTGTCCAATGAG GATCCAGCCACCCCAAGGGTCAGCCCATCTCACTCTCCTCCTGAGAACGGACTTGATAAGGCCAGAGCACTGAAGAAAGATGCCCCCAACAGCCCCGCCTCTGTGGCCTCCTCCGGCAGCACCCCTTCTTCGAAAGTGAAGGACCACTCACAT AACGACAAGTCCTCCACCCCAGGTTTAAAGTCCAACACCCCCACCCCACGCAATGATGCTCCTACCCCGGGAACCAGCAACACCCCTGGGCTCAGGCCCATACCCGGCAAACCTCCCGGTATTGAAACACTGG CAGCACCTGCTCTTCGTACACCACTGTCTATCGCAGCACCCTACGGGGCTCCGTTCGCAATGATGGGTCATCACCCAGAGATGAACGGTTCGCTGACCAGTCCCGGTGTTTATCCAGGCCTGCACATCTCCCCTCAGATGACAGCCGCAGCTGCCGCTGCTTATGGACGCTCACCTATG GCGGCCTTTGATCCTCATCCCCACATGCGTGCTCCTGGTTTACCACCAAGTATGACCTCTATACCTGGAGGAAAACC GGCCTACTCCTTCCATGTTAGCGTGGATGGACAGATGCAGCCAGTACCTTTTCCTCCAGACGCTCTGATTGGACCAGGCATACCCCGTCACGCCCGTCAGATCAACACGCTCAGCCACGGTGAGGTTGTGTGCGCTGTAACCATTAGCAACCCCACGCGGCACGTCTACACTGGGGGCAAGGGCTGCGTGAAGATCTGGGACATCAGTCAGCCCGGGAGCAAGAGTCCTGTCTCGCAGCTCGATTGTCTG AACAGGGATAACTACATCCGTTCATGTAAGCTGCTTCCTGATGGTCGGACTCTGATTGTCGGAGGAGAAGCCAGCACTCTGACCATATGGGATCTGGCCTCCCAGACACCCCGTATCAAAGCCGAGCTCACCTCTTCTGCTCCAGCCTGCTACGCGCTAGCGATCAGCCCTGACGCCAAGGTCTGCTTCTCATGCTGCAGTGATGGAAATATTGCAGTTTGGGATCTTCATAACCAAACACTTGTCAG GCAGTTCCAGGGGCACACAGATGGGGCAAGTTGTATAGACATTTCCCATGATGGCACCAAATTGTGGACAGGTGGCCTTGACAACACTGTTCGTTCCTGGGACCTGAGAGAGGGACGACAGCTCCAGCAGCATGACTTCACTTCACAG ATCTTCTCTCTGGGCTACTGTCCGACGGGCGAGTGGTTGGCCGTAGGAATGGAGAGCAGTAATGTGGAAGTGCTTCATCACACCAAGCCAGACAAGTACCAGCTGCACCTGCACGAGAGCTGCGTCCTCTCCCTCAAATTTGCCTACTGTG GGAAATGGTTTGTGAGCACTGGGAAGGACAATCTTTTGAATGCATGGAGAACTCCCTATGGTGCCAGCATTTTCCAG TCAAAGGAGTCCTCATCTGTCTTGAGCTGTGACATCTCGGCTGATGATAAATACATCGTGACAGGATCTGGAGACAAGAAGGCCACTGTGTATGAAGTGATCTACTAA
- the tle3b gene encoding transducin-like enhancer protein 3-B isoform X8, producing MYPQGRHPAPHQPGQPGFKFTVAESCDRIKDEFQFLQAQYHSLKVEYDKLANEKTEMQRHYVMYYEMSYGLNIEMHKQTEIAKRLNAILAQIMPFLSQEHQQQVAQAVERAKQVTMTELNAIIGVRGLPNLPLTQQQLQAQHLSHAAHGPPVQLPPHPSGLQPPSIPSVTGTTPGLLALGALGSQAHLPVKDEKNHHDLEHRERESSTQNNSVSPSDSLRASEKHRGSSDYSLDSKKRRVEEKDNLSRYDSDGDKSDDLVVDVSNEDPATPRVSPSHSPPENGLDKARALKKDAPNSPASVASSGSTPSSKVKDHSHNDKSSTPGLKSNTPTPRNDAPTPGTSNTPGLRPIPGKPPGIETLAAPALRTPLSIAAPYGAPFAMMGHHPEMNGSLTSPGVYPGLHISPQMTAAAAAAYGRSPMAAFDPHPHMRAPGLPPSMTSIPGGKPAYSFHVSVDGQMQPVPFPPDALIGPGIPRHARQINTLSHGEVVCAVTISNPTRHVYTGGKGCVKIWDISQPGSKSPVSQLDCLNRDNYIRSCKLLPDGRTLIVGGEASTLTIWDLASQTPRIKAELTSSAPACYALAISPDAKVCFSCCSDGNIAVWDLHNQTLVRQFQGHTDGASCIDISHDGTKLWTGGLDNTVRSWDLREGRQLQQHDFTSQIFSLGYCPTGEWLAVGMESSNVEVLHHTKPDKYQLHLHESCVLSLKFAYCGKWFVSTGKDNLLNAWRTPYGASIFQSKESSSVLSCDISADDKYIVTGSGDKKATVYEVIY from the exons ATGTATCCACAGGGCCGGCATCCG GCACCTCACCAGCCTGGTCAGCCAGGTTTCAAATTCACAGTAGCAGAATCATGTGACAGGATTAAAGATGAATTCCAGTTCCTTCAAGCTCAGTACCACAG TCTTAAAGTGGAGTATGACAAACTGGCCAATGAGAAGACTGAGATGCAGCGACACTATGTAATG TACTACGAGATGTCCTATGGGCTGAACATTGAAATGCATAAACAG ACTGAGATTGCCAAACGGCTAAATGCTATTCTTGCTCAAATCATGCCTTTCTTGTCACAAGag CACCAACAGCAGGTCGCTCAGGCTGTTGAACGTGCTAAGCAGGTGACAATGACCGAGCTGAATGCCATCATCGGGGTACGTGGACTTCCCAATCTGCCTCTCACC CAGCAGCAGCTCCAGGCTCAGCACCTTTCCCATGCTGCTCACGGTCCCCCGGTGCAGCTGCCTCCCCACCCCTCAGGGCTGCAGCCCCCCAGCATCCCTTCAGTCACCGGTACAACGCCTGGTTTACTGGCACTCGGCGCTCTTGGTAGCCAGGCACACCTGCCAGTCAAAGATGAGAAGAACCACCATGACCTGGAGCACAGAG AGCGGGAATCCAGCACG CAGAATAATTCAGTATCACCGTCAGACAGCCTGAGGGCCAGTGAAAAACACAGAGGTTCATCTGACTACAGTCTGGACTCAAAGAAGCGCCGAGTGGAAGAGAAAGACAACCTGAGCCGTTAT GATAGTGACGGTGACAAAAGCGACGATCTTGTTGTGGATGTGTCCAATGAG GATCCAGCCACCCCAAGGGTCAGCCCATCTCACTCTCCTCCTGAGAACGGACTTGATAAGGCCAGAGCACTGAAGAAAGATGCCCCCAACAGCCCCGCCTCTGTGGCCTCCTCCGGCAGCACCCCTTCTTCGAAAGTGAAGGACCACTCACAT AACGACAAGTCCTCCACCCCAGGTTTAAAGTCCAACACCCCCACCCCACGCAATGATGCTCCTACCCCGGGAACCAGCAACACCCCTGGGCTCAGGCCCATACCCGGCAAACCTCCCGGTATTGAAACACTGG CAGCACCTGCTCTTCGTACACCACTGTCTATCGCAGCACCCTACGGGGCTCCGTTCGCAATGATGGGTCATCACCCAGAGATGAACGGTTCGCTGACCAGTCCCGGTGTTTATCCAGGCCTGCACATCTCCCCTCAGATGACAGCCGCAGCTGCCGCTGCTTATGGACGCTCACCTATG GCGGCCTTTGATCCTCATCCCCACATGCGTGCTCCTGGTTTACCACCAAGTATGACCTCTATACCTGGAGGAAAACC GGCCTACTCCTTCCATGTTAGCGTGGATGGACAGATGCAGCCAGTACCTTTTCCTCCAGACGCTCTGATTGGACCAGGCATACCCCGTCACGCCCGTCAGATCAACACGCTCAGCCACGGTGAGGTTGTGTGCGCTGTAACCATTAGCAACCCCACGCGGCACGTCTACACTGGGGGCAAGGGCTGCGTGAAGATCTGGGACATCAGTCAGCCCGGGAGCAAGAGTCCTGTCTCGCAGCTCGATTGTCTG AACAGGGATAACTACATCCGTTCATGTAAGCTGCTTCCTGATGGTCGGACTCTGATTGTCGGAGGAGAAGCCAGCACTCTGACCATATGGGATCTGGCCTCCCAGACACCCCGTATCAAAGCCGAGCTCACCTCTTCTGCTCCAGCCTGCTACGCGCTAGCGATCAGCCCTGACGCCAAGGTCTGCTTCTCATGCTGCAGTGATGGAAATATTGCAGTTTGGGATCTTCATAACCAAACACTTGTCAG GCAGTTCCAGGGGCACACAGATGGGGCAAGTTGTATAGACATTTCCCATGATGGCACCAAATTGTGGACAGGTGGCCTTGACAACACTGTTCGTTCCTGGGACCTGAGAGAGGGACGACAGCTCCAGCAGCATGACTTCACTTCACAG ATCTTCTCTCTGGGCTACTGTCCGACGGGCGAGTGGTTGGCCGTAGGAATGGAGAGCAGTAATGTGGAAGTGCTTCATCACACCAAGCCAGACAAGTACCAGCTGCACCTGCACGAGAGCTGCGTCCTCTCCCTCAAATTTGCCTACTGTG GGAAATGGTTTGTGAGCACTGGGAAGGACAATCTTTTGAATGCATGGAGAACTCCCTATGGTGCCAGCATTTTCCAG TCAAAGGAGTCCTCATCTGTCTTGAGCTGTGACATCTCGGCTGATGATAAATACATCGTGACAGGATCTGGAGACAAGAAGGCCACTGTGTATGAAGTGATCTACTAA
- the tle3b gene encoding transducin-like enhancer protein 3-B isoform X7, which translates to MYPQGRHPAPHQPGQPGFKFTVAESCDRIKDEFQFLQAQYHSLKVEYDKLANEKTEMQRHYVMYYEMSYGLNIEMHKQTEIAKRLNAILAQIMPFLSQEHQQQVAQAVERAKQVTMTELNAIIGQQPHSVYPALMQQQLQAQHLSHAAHGPPVQLPPHPSGLQPPSIPSVTGTTPGLLALGALGSQAHLPVKDEKNHHDLEHRERESSTQNNSVSPSDSLRASEKHRGSSDYSLDSKKRRVEEKDNLSRYDSDGDKSDDLVVDVSNEDPATPRVSPSHSPPENGLDKARALKKDAPNSPASVASSGSTPSSKVKDHSHNDKSSTPGLKSNTPTPRNDAPTPGTSNTPGLRPIPGKPPGIETLAAPALRTPLSIAAPYGAPFAMMGHHPEMNGSLTSPGVYPGLHISPQMTAAAAAAYGRSPMAAFDPHPHMRAPGLPPSMTSIPGGKPAYSFHVSVDGQMQPVPFPPDALIGPGIPRHARQINTLSHGEVVCAVTISNPTRHVYTGGKGCVKIWDISQPGSKSPVSQLDCLNRDNYIRSCKLLPDGRTLIVGGEASTLTIWDLASQTPRIKAELTSSAPACYALAISPDAKVCFSCCSDGNIAVWDLHNQTLVRQFQGHTDGASCIDISHDGTKLWTGGLDNTVRSWDLREGRQLQQHDFTSQIFSLGYCPTGEWLAVGMESSNVEVLHHTKPDKYQLHLHESCVLSLKFAYCGKWFVSTGKDNLLNAWRTPYGASIFQSKESSSVLSCDISADDKYIVTGSGDKKATVYEVIY; encoded by the exons ATGTATCCACAGGGCCGGCATCCG GCACCTCACCAGCCTGGTCAGCCAGGTTTCAAATTCACAGTAGCAGAATCATGTGACAGGATTAAAGATGAATTCCAGTTCCTTCAAGCTCAGTACCACAG TCTTAAAGTGGAGTATGACAAACTGGCCAATGAGAAGACTGAGATGCAGCGACACTATGTAATG TACTACGAGATGTCCTATGGGCTGAACATTGAAATGCATAAACAG ACTGAGATTGCCAAACGGCTAAATGCTATTCTTGCTCAAATCATGCCTTTCTTGTCACAAGag CACCAACAGCAGGTCGCTCAGGCTGTTGAACGTGCTAAGCAGGTGACAATGACCGAGCTGAATGCCATCATCGGG CAGCAGCCTCATTCTGTTTATCCTGCTTTGATG CAGCAGCAGCTCCAGGCTCAGCACCTTTCCCATGCTGCTCACGGTCCCCCGGTGCAGCTGCCTCCCCACCCCTCAGGGCTGCAGCCCCCCAGCATCCCTTCAGTCACCGGTACAACGCCTGGTTTACTGGCACTCGGCGCTCTTGGTAGCCAGGCACACCTGCCAGTCAAAGATGAGAAGAACCACCATGACCTGGAGCACAGAG AGCGGGAATCCAGCACG CAGAATAATTCAGTATCACCGTCAGACAGCCTGAGGGCCAGTGAAAAACACAGAGGTTCATCTGACTACAGTCTGGACTCAAAGAAGCGCCGAGTGGAAGAGAAAGACAACCTGAGCCGTTAT GATAGTGACGGTGACAAAAGCGACGATCTTGTTGTGGATGTGTCCAATGAG GATCCAGCCACCCCAAGGGTCAGCCCATCTCACTCTCCTCCTGAGAACGGACTTGATAAGGCCAGAGCACTGAAGAAAGATGCCCCCAACAGCCCCGCCTCTGTGGCCTCCTCCGGCAGCACCCCTTCTTCGAAAGTGAAGGACCACTCACAT AACGACAAGTCCTCCACCCCAGGTTTAAAGTCCAACACCCCCACCCCACGCAATGATGCTCCTACCCCGGGAACCAGCAACACCCCTGGGCTCAGGCCCATACCCGGCAAACCTCCCGGTATTGAAACACTGG CAGCACCTGCTCTTCGTACACCACTGTCTATCGCAGCACCCTACGGGGCTCCGTTCGCAATGATGGGTCATCACCCAGAGATGAACGGTTCGCTGACCAGTCCCGGTGTTTATCCAGGCCTGCACATCTCCCCTCAGATGACAGCCGCAGCTGCCGCTGCTTATGGACGCTCACCTATG GCGGCCTTTGATCCTCATCCCCACATGCGTGCTCCTGGTTTACCACCAAGTATGACCTCTATACCTGGAGGAAAACC GGCCTACTCCTTCCATGTTAGCGTGGATGGACAGATGCAGCCAGTACCTTTTCCTCCAGACGCTCTGATTGGACCAGGCATACCCCGTCACGCCCGTCAGATCAACACGCTCAGCCACGGTGAGGTTGTGTGCGCTGTAACCATTAGCAACCCCACGCGGCACGTCTACACTGGGGGCAAGGGCTGCGTGAAGATCTGGGACATCAGTCAGCCCGGGAGCAAGAGTCCTGTCTCGCAGCTCGATTGTCTG AACAGGGATAACTACATCCGTTCATGTAAGCTGCTTCCTGATGGTCGGACTCTGATTGTCGGAGGAGAAGCCAGCACTCTGACCATATGGGATCTGGCCTCCCAGACACCCCGTATCAAAGCCGAGCTCACCTCTTCTGCTCCAGCCTGCTACGCGCTAGCGATCAGCCCTGACGCCAAGGTCTGCTTCTCATGCTGCAGTGATGGAAATATTGCAGTTTGGGATCTTCATAACCAAACACTTGTCAG GCAGTTCCAGGGGCACACAGATGGGGCAAGTTGTATAGACATTTCCCATGATGGCACCAAATTGTGGACAGGTGGCCTTGACAACACTGTTCGTTCCTGGGACCTGAGAGAGGGACGACAGCTCCAGCAGCATGACTTCACTTCACAG ATCTTCTCTCTGGGCTACTGTCCGACGGGCGAGTGGTTGGCCGTAGGAATGGAGAGCAGTAATGTGGAAGTGCTTCATCACACCAAGCCAGACAAGTACCAGCTGCACCTGCACGAGAGCTGCGTCCTCTCCCTCAAATTTGCCTACTGTG GGAAATGGTTTGTGAGCACTGGGAAGGACAATCTTTTGAATGCATGGAGAACTCCCTATGGTGCCAGCATTTTCCAG TCAAAGGAGTCCTCATCTGTCTTGAGCTGTGACATCTCGGCTGATGATAAATACATCGTGACAGGATCTGGAGACAAGAAGGCCACTGTGTATGAAGTGATCTACTAA